The proteins below come from a single Gammaproteobacteria bacterium genomic window:
- a CDS encoding DUF1439 domain-containing protein, producing the protein MKTLIRFFLMSSLLHGFTATAMTFTFSEAQLQNHLAAQMPIQRQEMMLTLVVSRPQLKLLAETNRIQVDSELQAQMLGLSATGTVRVNGSVSYNPTQGTFYFNNPKVVEIQIDQLPHNLQSTVKKLTEQIIITNLREQALFKLDKKNTRHKLLQSTLKSIQIKDRQLVIVFDTDTAGKKEFVKK; encoded by the coding sequence ATGAAAACACTGATCCGCTTTTTTCTCATGAGCAGTTTGCTGCACGGCTTTACTGCCACCGCCATGACCTTTACATTCTCCGAAGCGCAATTGCAAAATCACCTGGCGGCACAAATGCCCATCCAGCGCCAGGAAATGATGCTTACTCTGGTGGTGAGCCGACCTCAATTAAAACTGTTGGCGGAAACCAACCGGATTCAGGTGGATAGCGAGCTGCAGGCCCAAATGTTGGGTTTAAGCGCAACCGGTACAGTTCGGGTGAACGGATCAGTAAGCTACAACCCTACTCAAGGTACGTTTTATTTCAACAATCCTAAAGTCGTTGAAATACAGATCGATCAGCTACCCCATAATCTGCAATCCACGGTAAAAAAACTGACCGAACAAATCATCATAACCAATCTGCGGGAGCAAGCCTTGTTCAAGCTTGATAAGAAAAACACACGGCACAAATTACTGCAATCGACCTTAAAATCCATCCAAATCAAAGACCGGCAATTGGTGATCGTTTTCGACACGGATACAGCCGGGAAAAAAGAATTCGTCAAAAAATAA
- a CDS encoding cbb3-type cytochrome c oxidase subunit I yields MSTGENRHLVKFIITSATCFFIGTVHGVLQVIRPIRAWLDSIGSPYGGPGHMIDPLAHAHINVVGGVVIFIMGASYYLLPKMLNAPIYSRKLVSHTYWWTTLGITGFYSTLMIFGILEGQALLADPTGTEAAAIHQYYGRTIAIVATVMGMGFWIFFTNLFLTMKHNRA; encoded by the coding sequence ATGAGCACCGGGGAAAACCGACATCTGGTCAAATTCATTATCACTTCCGCAACCTGTTTTTTCATAGGCACCGTGCACGGGGTCTTACAAGTCATCCGCCCCATACGCGCCTGGCTGGACTCTATTGGCAGTCCCTACGGCGGTCCCGGCCATATGATCGACCCATTGGCCCATGCCCATATTAACGTCGTGGGTGGGGTGGTGATCTTCATTATGGGTGCTTCATATTACTTGCTCCCAAAAATGCTCAACGCGCCCATTTATTCACGCAAATTGGTGAGCCACACCTATTGGTGGACCACTTTGGGGATAACCGGTTTCTACAGTACACTGATGATATTCGGCATTTTGGAAGGCCAAGCTTTACTGGCGGACCCTACGGGCACGGAAGCTGCTGCCATACATCAATATTATGGTCGCACCATCGCCATCGTGGCTACCGTGATGGGTATGGGTTTTTGGATATTCTTTACCAACCTGTTCCTGACCATGAAACACAATCGCGCATGA